The following are encoded together in the Populus trichocarpa isolate Nisqually-1 chromosome 5, P.trichocarpa_v4.1, whole genome shotgun sequence genome:
- the LOC7476439 gene encoding dof zinc finger protein DOF5.7 — MMAPDNLQAKQAPIDDNQITTSNRKTTTTRPQEEALKCPRCDSPNTKFCYYNNYSLTQPRHFCKTCRRYWTKGGALRNVPFGGGCRKNKKIKSSSGLSSDSSGSSEIGGFNFFHGLSPAMKFNLGGLSFPRLNLSPNGIYNHFPSFGDISATSEAAATVTSPRFRLDPSVSSTAGSGSLMGFSYPLTSVSSGFCGATQENTGGASVNVNTNLASSIESLSCINQDLHWKLQQQRLAMLFGTGKNHRDDSTVSTAPIENHVQKLQPIMFENLEISKPQVCAAGNSRKDGATSGDPATEWFFGNSYDQLTATPTNRSNNGNNDNTGNWNGVQAWGDLNQYSALP; from the coding sequence ATGATGGCCCCAGATAATCTTCAGGCAAAACAGGCCCCCATAGACGACAACCAAATCACTACTAGTAACCGAAAAACAACAACGACAAGACCACAAGAGGAAGCTTTGAAGTGTCCAAGATGTGACTCGCCCAATACAAAATTCTGCTACTATAACAATTACAGTTTAACACAGCCTAGGCATTTTTGCAAGACATGTAGAAGGTACTGGACCAAAGGAGGAGCCTTGCGCAACGTTCCCTTCGGCGGTGGCtgtagaaaaaacaagaagataaagTCGTCTTCAGGGCTCTCAAGTGACTCCAGTGGCTCCTCAGAGATCGGTGGATTCAACTTCTTTCATGGACTCTCCCCGGCCATGAAATTTAATCTCGGTGGGCTATCATTTCCTCGGCTAAACCTTTCACCAAATGGCATATATAACCATTTCCCTTCATTTGGGGATATTTCAGCAACTTCTGAAGCTGCAGCTACTGTTACTAGTCCTCGTTTCAGACTTGATCCATCTGTTAGTTCCACTGCTGGTTCTGGTTCCTTAATGGGGTTTAGTTATCCGCTTACTTCGGTTAGTAGTGGGTTTTGTGGAGCAACTCAAGAGAATACCGGTGGCGCATCAGTGAATGTCAACACTAATCTCGCGTCTTCAATTGAATCTCTGAGTTGTATAAACCAAGATTTACACTGGAAGTTGCAGCAACAGAGATTGGCTATGCTATTTGGTACAGGAAAAAATCATAGAGATGACAGTACTGTTTCTACAGCCCCTATTGAGAACCATGTCCAGAAACTACAACCTATTATGTTTGAAAATCTTGAAATTTCAAAACCACAAGTATGTGCTGCTGGTAATTCAAGAAAAGATGGTGCAACTAGTGGTGATCCAGCAACTGAGTGGTTCTTTGGGAATTCATATGATCAATTGACTGCCACGCCAACAAATAGGAGCAACAATGGCAATAATGACAACACAGGCAATTGGAATGGGGTTCAAGCATGGGGTGATTTGAATCAGTACAGTGCTTTGCCCTAG